A stretch of Saccharomyces cerevisiae S288C chromosome IV, complete sequence DNA encodes these proteins:
- the MZM1 gene encoding Mzm1p (Protein required for assembly of the cytochrome bc(1) complex; acts as a chaperone for Rip1p and facilitates its insertion into the complex at a late stage of assembly; localized to the mitochondrial matrix; null mutant exhibits a respiratory growth defect and reduced mitochondrial zinc levels, which is characteristic of mutations affecting bc(1) complex assembly; member of the LYR protein family; human LYRM7 is a functional ortholog), translated as MSTRTKALNAYRHGLRATRIAFRNDAEVLLAARAKMRSGMLCPPDPKLTTEDQIQHLEDVAVFLRRNLVQGKKVDGSSTKEPRYHLNIHKDTELGDNETIADPTARVKTNLKARPFKCSDKKQ; from the coding sequence ATGAGCACGAGAACAAAGGCCCTGAATGCATACAGGCATGGCTTAAGAGCAACCCGAATAGCTTTCCGGAATGATGCTGAAGTATTACTAGCCGCGAGAGCTAAAATGCGTTCAGGAATGTTATGTCCCCCAGATCCTAAACTCACCACAGAGGATCAGATTCAACATTTAGAGGATGTGGCTGTTTTTTTGAGACGAAACCTGGTTCAGGGCAAAAAGGTTGATGGCTCAAGTACTAAGGAGCCTAGGTACCATTTGAACATTCACAAAGACACCGAATTGGGTGACAATGAGACGATTGCAGACCCTACGGCAAGAGTGAAAACAAACTTAAAGGCAAGACCATTTAAATGCTCTGATAAAAAGCAATGA
- the RSM28 gene encoding mitochondrial 37S ribosomal protein mS46 RSM28 (Mitochondrial ribosomal protein of the small subunit; genetic interactions suggest a possible role in promoting translation initiation): MRSSMFRCVSRAHYSTSVTEDFINSILARAQEATAKASSNALKLDKMKEGRMQNKRRNGNQNRNSMNNKESRGREGNQGERNMRLKNRSSDSVRANKQQWNKGANTSFVKNPTGNTVVMQPQFKKMQNGKNNLKGDARVEDDLLDVFNSSMEQKPVNFNGTPKSKARFQKKSHILTASKRRKAPQQQLQKVIKRPVSSEYVLEEPTPLSLLEYTPQVFPTKESRLVNFTLDSLKKSNYPIYRSPNLGILKVHDFTLNTPNFGKYTPGSSLIFAKEPQLQNLLIEEDPEDFHRQVTGEYQLLKPYVKKDFEKLTKSKDTVSKLVQNSQVVRLSLQSVVMGSEEKKLVYDVCSGMKPISELQQ, encoded by the coding sequence ATGCGCTCCTCCATGTTTAGATGTGTGAGTCGCGCTCATTACAGCACAAGTGTCACAGAAGATTTCATAAATAGCATTCTAGCAAGGGCTCAAGAGGCAACAGCAAAAGCTTCCTCCAATGCTCTCAAATTGGACAAGATGAAGGAGGGTAGAATGCAAAATAAGAGGAGAAACGGGAATCAGAATAGGAATAGTATgaacaataaagaaagCAGGGGTAGAGAGGGAAATCAAGGAGAAAGAAACATGAGACTGAAAAACCGTTCTAGTGATTCTGTTCGTGCTAACAAGCAGCAGTGGAATAAAGGTGCTAATACGTCTTTTGTAAAGAATCCTACTGGAAATACAGTAGTTATGCAGCCACAGTTCAAAAAGATGCAGAATGGcaaaaataatttgaaaGGAGATGCGAGAGTCGAAGATGATTTACTTGATGTCTTCAATTCGTCGATGGAGCAAAAACCTGTTAATTTCAATGGAACCCCCAAATCTAAAGCAaggtttcaaaaaaagagtcATATCTTAACAGCATCTAAAAGGAGAAAGGCTCCTCAACAGCAGCTACAGAAGGTTATCAAGAGACCTGTCAGTTCAGAATATGTACTAGAAGAGCCCACTCCTTTATCTTTGTTAGAATATACTCCTCAAGTTTTTCCAACAAAGGAATCCAGATTAGTCAACTTTACCTTAGATAgcttgaaaaaatccaatTACCCCATTTACAGATCGCCAAATTTGGGAATCCTCAAAGTACATGATTTCACCCTAAACACGCCAAACTTTGGTAAATATACACCAGGATCCTCCTTGATTTTTGCCAAAGAGCCTCAATTGCAGAATTTacttattgaagaagaccCAGAAGATTTTCATAGGCAAGTAACAGGAGAATATCAACTCTTAAAACCATATGTGaaaaaagattttgaaaaactgaCGAAATCTAAAGATACTGTGAGTAAGCTCGTACAAAATAGTCAAGTTGTGAGGTTATCATTACAATCTGTTGTTATGGGCTCcgaggaaaagaaattggtATATGATGTTTGTTCTGGAATGAAACCAATTTCTGAATTACAACAGTAA
- the VPS3 gene encoding CORVET complex subunit VPS3 (Component of CORVET membrane tethering complex; cytoplasmic protein required for the sorting and processing of soluble vacuolar proteins, acidification of the vacuolar lumen, and assembly of the vacuolar H+-ATPase) produces MVKKKTNNDKGKEVKENEGKLDIDSESSPHERENDKKKTEDDSLRATESEETNTHNANPNETVRADKFSQEESRPIEDSPHTDKNTAQESCQPSSAEDNVINTDITSLNEKTSTNDEQEKGLPLKISEGPFTISTLLDNVPSDLIYTCCEAYENHIFLGTTTGDLLHYFELERGNYMLVSQTKFDAESNSKIDKILLLPKVEGALILCDNELVLFILPEFAPRPNTTRLKGISDVVICNFSRSSKAYRIYAFHAEGVRLLKISADSLVLTKAFNFKLIDKACAHEETLMVSKLNSYELINLKSSQVIPLFRISETDEDLEPIITSFNEQSEFLVCSGGGSYDSGAMALVVNHHGDIIKGTIVLKNYPRNVIVEFPYIIAESAFQSVDIYSALPSEKSQLLQSITTSGSDLKISKSDNVFTNTNNSEEFKEKIFNKLRLEPLTHSDNKFRIERERAFVEESYEEKTSLIVYNNLGIHLLVPTPMVLRFTSCEESEIDNIEDQLKKLAKKDLTKFEHIEAKYLMSLLLFLMTLHYDHIEDEVMKKWCDFSDKVDIRILFYMFGWKVYSEIWCFHGLINIVERLKSLKLTNKCENILKMLLMMKNELKKKNKTGLLTNDFDDIMKTIDITLFKLRLEKKETITVDMFERESYDEIIREINLHDDKLPRIELLIEIYKEKGEYLKALNLLREAGDYISLVSFIEENLKKLPEDYIKERIADDLLLTLKQGDENTEECAIKKVLKILDMACINKNDFLNKIPAEETSLKVSFIEQLGVQNSNDSKFLFNYYLAKLREIINQSNIWSILGDFIKEYKDDFAYDKTDITNFIHIKLKHSLQCENFSKYYEKCENLKSENEKDDEFINFTFDEISKIDKEHILTLLFFPNELTNWVSSEELLKIYLSFNDFRSVEKYIGKQNLVAVMKQYLDISSLNYSVELVTNLLQRNFELLDDTDIQLKILETIPSVFPVQTISELLLKVLIKYQEKKEESNLRKCLLKNQISISDELSRNFDSQG; encoded by the coding sequence AtggtaaaaaagaaaacgaataatgacaaaggaaaagaagtaaaggaaaatgaaggaAAGCTCGATATAGATAGCGAATCCTCACCTCACGAAAGAGaaaatgacaaaaaaaaaacagaagatGATAGTCTACGTGCAACAGAAAGTGAAGAGACGAATACACATAATGCTAACCCAAATGAAACAGTACGAGCTGATAAATTTTCCCAGGAAGAGAGTCGACCAATCGAAGACAGTCCACATACTGATAAAAACACAGCACAAGAAAGCTGTCAGCCTAGCAGCGCAGAAGATAATGTCATAAATACAGATATTACAAGCTTAAATGAAAAAACCTCCACGAATGATGAACAGGAAAAAGGGTTGCCACTGAAAATAAGCGAAGGTCCTTTTACAATCTCTACCCTATTAGACAATGTACCATCTGACTTGATATACACATGTTGTGAGGCGTATGAGAACCACATATTCTTGGGAACAACTACAGGTGATCTTTTACATTACTTTGAACTTGAACGTGGAAACTATATGCTTGTGTCGCAAACAAAGTTTGATGCAGAATCAAATTCGAAGATAGACAAAATCCTTCTTTTACCTAAAGTAGAAGGCGCACTAATATTATGTGATAACGAACTAGTTTTATTTATTCTCCCAGAATTTGCACCAAGGCCCAACACAACTAGACTTAAAGGTATTAGTGATGTCGTTatttgtaatttttccCGAAGCTCGAAGGCTTATAGAATATATGCATTTCACGCAGAAGGCGTAAGACTACTCAAAATATCTGCAGATTCATTAGTACTTACCAAAgcttttaatttcaaaCTAATAGATAAAGCTTGTGCGCACGAAGAAACATTAATGGTTTCGAAGTTAAATAGTTACGAACTTATAAATCTAAAGTCGTCACAGGTAATTCCATTATTTCGAATAAGTGAGACTGACGAAGACTTAGAACCTATAATAACCAGTTTCAATGAACAGAGTGAATTTTTAGTTTGTTCTGGAGGAGGATCATACGATAGTGGGGCGATGGCCTTAGTGGTAAATCATCATGGCGACATAATAAAAGGAACTATAGTGCtaaaaaattatccaaGAAATGTAATTGTTGAGTTTCCCTACATAATCGCTGAGTCTGCTTTCCAGTCGGTTGACATATATTCTGCCTTGCCGAGTGAAAAATCCCAGTTGTTGCAAAGTATAACTACTTCTGGATCGgatttaaaaatttcaaaatctgaCAATGTATTCACTAATACCAATAATTCtgaagaattcaaagaaaaaatattcaataaGTTGAGACTTGAGCCTCTGACACATAGTGATAATAAATTTAGAATTGAAAGAGAACGCGCCTTTGTTGAAGAGTcttatgaagaaaagaccTCTTTAATCGTTTATAATAATTTAGGGATTCATTTATTAGTTCCAACGCCGATGGTCTTACGTTTTACATCATGTGAAGAGTCCGAAATTGATAATATTGAAgatcaattgaaaaagcttGCGAAGAAGGATTTAACAAAATTTGAGCACATTGAAGCGAAATATTTGATGTCTCTTTTATTGTTTCTAATGACCTTACATTACGATCACATAGAAGATGAGGTAATGAAAAAGTGGTGTGACTTTTCTGACAAAGTTGACATCagaatattattttatatgtttggCTGGAAAGTCTATAGCGAGATCTGGTGCTTCCATGGGTTAATAAATATAGTTGAAAGGTTGAAAAGCTTGAAGCTAACTAACAAATGCGAGAATATTCTAAAAATGcttctgatgatgaagaatgaactaaagaaaaagaataaaactGGACTCTTAACGAATGACTTTGATGATATAATGAAAACTATTGATATAACTTTATTCAAATTAagattggaaaaaaaggaaactaTAACTGTTGATATGTTTGAACGCGAAAGTTACGACGAAATTATCAGAGAGATTAATTTACATGATGATAAACTTCCTAGGATAGAGTTACTAATTGAgatatataaagaaaaaggggAATATCTTAAAGCACTAAATCTTTTGAGGGAAGCTGGGGATTACATTTCACTAGTTTCattcattgaagaaaatctCAAAAAACTTCCTGAGGattatatcaaagaaagaatagCCGATGATCTTCTCCTCACTCTTAAACAAGGCGACGAAAATACTGAGGAATGCGCCATCAAAAAGGTTCTTAAAATATTGGACATGGCATGTATTAATAAAAACGACTTTTTAAACAAAATACCCGCAGAAGAAACATCCCTGAAGGTATCATTCATAGAACAACTCGGTGTCCAAAACAGCAACGATTCCAAATTTCTCTTTAACTATTATTTGGCGAAATTGCGAGAAATAATCAACCAAAGTAACATATGGTCCATTCTTGGAGATTTTATCAAAGAGTACAAAGACGATTTCGCGTATGATAAGACAGATAtaacaaattttattcATATCAAATTAAAGCATAGTCTTCAGTgcgaaaatttttccaaatattatgaaaaatgtgaaaacttgaaatcggaaaatgaaaaagatgatgagTTTATTAATTTCACCTTCGACGAAATTTCCAAGATCGATAAAGAACACATATTGACCTTGTTATTTTTCCCCAATGAATTAACAAACTGGGTTTCTTCCGAAGAATTGCTGAAAATATATTTGTCATTTAATGATTTCAGAAGTGTAGAAAAATACATAGGCAAGCAGAACTTGGTTGCGGTGATGAAACAATACTTGGACatatcttctttgaattACTCAGTTGAATTAGTGACTAATTTGCTACagagaaattttgaacTTTTAGATGATACAGATATTCAATTAAAGATCCTCGAAACTATACCTTCCGTATTTCCCGTACAAACAATATCCGAATTGCTTTTAAAGGTACTTATTAAGtatcaagaaaagaaggaggAATCTAATTTGCGGAAAtgtttgttgaaaaatcaaatatccATTTCTGACGAACTAAGCCGGAATTTTGATAGTCAAGGATAA
- the PUF6 gene encoding Puf6p (Pumilio-homology domain protein; binds the 3' UTR of ASH1 mRNA and represses its translation, resulting in proper asymmetric localization of ASH1 mRNA; required at post-transcriptional step for efficient retrotransposition; absence results in decreased Ty1 Gag:GFP protein levels; co-sediments with the 60S ribosomal subunit and is required for its biogenesis), with protein sequence MAPLTKKTNGKRSAKEVSHSEKKLAKKPRISIDSSDEESELSKKEDAVSSSSDDDDLDDLSTSDSEAEEEADELDISDDSEEHENENEEKEGKDKSEGGENGNHTEQRKLLKERKMQRKSGTQVQQIKSVWERLRVKTPPLPKQIREKLSNEIWELSKDCISDLVLKHDASRIVQTLVKYSSKDRREQIVDALKGKFYVLATSAYGKYLLVKLLHYGSRSSRQTIINELHGSLRKLMRHREGAYVVEDLFVLYATHEQRQQMIKEFWGSEYAVFRETHKDLTIEKVCESSIEKRNIIARNLIGTITASVEKGSTGFQILHAAMREYVKIANEKEISEMIELLHEQFAELVHTPEGSDVACTLVARANAKERKLILKALKNHAEKLIKNEYGNIVFITILNCVDDTVLVFKTFSPTVKEHLQEFIIDKFGRRPWLYILLGLDGKYFSPIVKNELLRYIELSKATSKKDPLQRRHELLSKFAPMFLSTISKDYSSILTENLGCQFIAEVLINDELYAQLNEKDQEKYQQVLNNILTTFKGDITEEEHPIHRAFSTRLLKALIQGGKWNNKEKKVIPLKNVQGLGVPFAEKLYDEIIDSSNLLEWINNADSSFTIVALYETLKDQKEGKPFLKDLRGVQSKITTDESNKGSQLLAKLLK encoded by the coding sequence ATGGCACCTTTAACCAAGAAGACAAACGGAAAACGTTCTGCTAAAGAAGTTAGTCAttcagaaaagaaattagcCAAAAAACCTAGAATTTCTATTGATTCGTCTGATGAAGAATCAGAACTATccaaaaaggaagatgCTGTatcctcttcatcagatgatgatgatttggaTGATTTAAGTACCAGTGACTCtgaagcagaagaagaagctgaCGAATTAGATATTTCCGATGACAGTGAGGAAcatgaaaatgagaatgaagagaaagaaggaAAGGACAAATCTGAAGGAGGTGAAAATGGAAATCACACtgaacaaagaaaactgctaaaagaaaggaaaatgcaaagaaaatctgGTACCCAAGTGCAACAAATTAAATCCGTCTGGGAAAGATTGCGTGTGAAGACCCCACCTTTACCAAAACAGATTCGTGAAAAACTTTCCAACGAAATCTGGGAGCTATCTAAGGACTGTATCAGTGATCTTGTCTTAAAGCATGATGCTTCCCGTATTGTTCAAACTTTAGTCAAGTATTCGTCCAAAGATCGTCGTGAACAAATTGTCGATGCTTTAAAGGGAAAATTTTATGTTCTAGCCACATCTGCGTACGGTAAGTATCTATTGGTTAAGTTACTGCATTATGGTTCAAGAAGTTCAAGGCAAACTATAATAAATGAATTACACGGTTCTTTGAGAAAATTAATGAGACATCGTGAGGGTGCCTACGTTGTTGAAGatttatttgttctttATGCCACACATGAACAAAGACAACAAATGATTAAAGAGTTTTGGGGCTCTGAATATGCTGTATTTAGAGAAACCCACAAAGATTTGACCATTGAGAAAGTTTGTGAAAGTagcattgaaaaaaggaatattaTCGCCAGAAACTTGATTGGTACCATTACCGCATCAGTAGAAAAGGGTTCCACCGGCTTTCAAATTCTACATGCTGCTATGAGAGAATATGTGAAAATAGCCaacgaaaaggaaatatCTGAAATGATCGAATTGCTTCATGAACAATTCGCTGAATTGGTGCATACTCCAGAAGGTTCAGACGTTGCTTGTACTTTGGTTGCTAGAGCTAACGCCAAGGAAAGAAAGTTAATTTTAAAGGCTTTGAAAAACCACGCCGAAAAATTGATCAAAAATGAGTACGGTAATATTGTCTTCATTACAATTCTGAACTGTGTTGACGATACAGTTTTAGTATTCAAGACTTTCAGTCCTACTGTTAAGGAACATTTGCAAGAATTCATAATTGATAAGTTTGGTAGAAGGCCTTGGTTATACATACTATTAGGTTTGGACGGTAAGTATTTCTCACCTATCGTCAAGAATGAATTATTGAGATACATTGAACTGTCCAAAGCCACCTCTAAGAAGGATCCTTTACAAAGAAGGCACGAACTTTTGTCAAAATTCGCCCCCATGTTTTTAAGCACTATATCAAAAGATTATTCCAGTATATTGACAGAGAATCTAGGCTGTCAGTTCATTGCCGAAGTTCTAATAAACGATGAGTTGTACGCGCAGCTGAATGAAAAAGACCAAGAAAAGTATCAACAGGTCTTAAACAACATTTTAACTACTTTTAAGGGTGACATAACCGAAGAAGAGCACCCAATACATAGAGCATTTTCTACTAGACTATTAAAGGCACTAATTCAAGGTGGTAAATGGaataacaaagaaaaaaaggtcATACCATTAAAAAATGTTCAAGGCTTAGGCGTTCCATTTGCTGAAAAGTTATAcgatgaaattattgacTCCTCCAACTTGTTAGAATGGATTAATAACGCTGATAGTTCATTTACAATTGTTGCACTGTATGAAACGTTAAAAGATCAAAAAGAAGGGAAACCATTTTTGAAGGATTTGAGAGGAGTTCAGAGTAAAATCACCACTGATGAAAGTAACAAAGGCTCTCAGCTTTTGGCTAAATTGttaaaataa
- the ITR1 gene encoding myo-inositol transporter ITR1 (Myo-inositol transporter; member of the sugar transporter superfamily; expression is repressed by inositol and choline via Opi1p and derepressed via Ino2p and Ino4p; relative distribution to the vacuole increases upon DNA replication stress; ITR1 has a paralog, ITR2, that arose from the whole genome duplication): MGIHIPYLTSKTSQSNVGDAVGNADSVEFNSEHDSPSKRGKITLESHEIQRAPASDDEDRIQIKPVNDEDDTSVMITFNQSLSPFIITLTFVASISGFMFGYDTGYISSALISIGTDLDHKVLTYGEKEIVTAATSLGALITSIFAGTAADIFGRKRCLMGSNLMFVIGAILQVSAHTFWQMAVGRLIMGFGVGIGSLIAPLFISEIAPKMIRGRLTVINSLWLTGGQLVAYGCGAGLNYVNNGWRILVGLSLIPTAVQFTCLCFLPDTPRYYVMKGDLARATEVLKRSYTDTSEEIIERKVEELVTLNQSIPGKNVPEKVWNTIKELHTVPSNLRALIIGCGLQAIQQFTGWNSLMYFSGTIFETVGFKNSSAVSIIVSGTNFIFTLVAFFSIDKIGRRTILLIGLPGMTMALVVCSIAFHFLGIKFDGAVAVVVSSGFSSWGIVIIVFIIVFAAFYALGIGTVPWQQSELFPQNVRGIGTSYATATNWAGSLVIASTFLTMLQNITPAGTFAFFAGLSCLSTIFCYFCYPELSGLELEEVQTILKDGFNIKASKALAKKRKQQVARVHELKYEPTQEIIEDI; the protein is encoded by the coding sequence ATGGGAATACACATACCATATCTCACGTCAAAGACATCGCAATCAAATGTTGGTGATGCCGTTGGCAACGCTGATAGTGTAGAGTTCAACAGTGAGCATGACTCACCTTCAAAGAGAGGTAAAATTACACTTGAGTCACATGAAATACAGAGGGCTCCCGCTAgcgatgatgaagatagGATTCAAATTAAACCCGTGAACGACGAGGATGACACGTCGGTCATGATCACTTTTAACCAATCTCTTTCGCCCTTCATCATCACTCTGACTTTTGTCGCATCCATATCCGGTTTCATGTTTGGTTACGACACTGGTTATATATCCAGTGCGCTGATCTCGATCGGCACAGATCTGGACCACAAGGTACTTACTTATGGGGAGAAGGAAATTGTCACTGCGGCTACCTCTCTGGGAGCTTTGATTACCAGTATTTTCGCCGGTACTGCAGCTGACATATTTGGTAGGAAACGTTGTTTAATGGGTTCGAATCTGATGTTTGTCATTGGCGCAATCTTACAGGTCTCCGCACACACATTCTGGCAAATGGCTGTTGGTAGACTGATCATGGGTTTCGGTGTCGGTATCGGCTCCTTGATCGCGCCACTTTTCATCAGTGAAATTGCTCCCAAAATGATCAGAGGGAGACTAACTGTCATCAATTCCTTATGGTTGACTGGTGGTCAATTAGTCGCTTACGGTTGCGGTGCTGGGTTAAACTACGTCAACAATGGTTGGAGAATTCTTGTTGGATTGTCACTAATTCCCACTGCTGTGCAATTCACATGCCTGTGCTTTTTACCTGACACTCCAAGATACTACGTTATGAAGGGCGACTTGGCAAGGGCTACTGAGGTGTTGAAGAGAAGTTACACTGACACTTCGGAGGAAATCATTGAACGTAAGGTGGAAGAACTTGTTACTTTGAATCAATCTATTCCTGGTAAGAATGTCCCTGAAAAAGTCTGGAATACCATCAAAGAATTGCACACAGTACCATCTAATCTAAGGGCTTTGATCATTGGTTGTGGTTTACAAGCAATTCAACAGTTTACCGGTTGGAATTCGTTGATGTATTTCTCTGGTACCATCTTCGAAACTGTCggtttcaaaaattcttccgCTGTTTCAATCATCGTGTCCGGTaccaattttattttcactTTAGttgcctttttttccattgaCAAAATAGGCCGTAGAACCATATTATTGATTGGATTACCAGGCATGACCATGGCTTTAGTCGTGTGCTCTATTGCTTTCCATTTTCTAGGTATTAAGTTTGATGGCGCTGTCGCTGTGGTGGTTTCCTCCGGTTTCTCCTCTTGGGGTATTGTGATCATCGTATTTATTATCGTATTTGCTGCGTTCTACGCTCTTGGTATCGGTACTGTTCCATGGCAACAATCGGAACTATTCCCCCAAAACGTGAGAGGTATTGGGACTTCATATGCAACTGCTACAAACTGGGCTGGTTCACTGGTTATTGCATCCACATTTTTGACCATGTTACAGAATATCACTCCTGCAGGTACATTTGCCTTTTTCGCGGGATTGTCGTGCTTATCAACCATTTTCTGCTACTTCTGTTATCCAGAATTATCGGGATTGGAGTTAGAAGAGGTACAAACTATTTTGAAGGACGGGTTCAACATCAAAGCCTCGAAAGCTTTGGCcaagaagagaaaacaGCAAGTTGCCAGAGTTCATGAATTGAAATATGAACCAACTCAAGAGATTATAGAGGATATATAG
- the SEC20 gene encoding Sec20p (Membrane glycoprotein v-SNARE; involved in retrograde transport from the Golgi to the endoplasmic reticulum (ER); required for N- and O-glycosylation in the Golgi but not in the ER and for efficient nuclear fusion during mating; mediates Sey1p-independent homotypic ER fusion; interacts with the Dsl1p complex through Tip20p), whose product MVVTFLQDLEVLQDALLNNLQKLSAISRRKESGESKHDNKDSFAAIANEHNDEEEEIEFEDLVNIIESKVSDFESVLKCSIVEMTYKYPELKLQWEKSPRYDQCDKLHIVKLDKQMNEDIYAQLVEELDFVLQFVDWFYCYRLKVKEILRQHHKRDLAWNDEKRDRAIKFHAVDYDKLHQGTSSSSSLTSTSMEKASTREKLLSKTKQLTNNLVRGNQILQSGILQSDLNLDELRAQTNSLTQIDDKYTQFETVFKKTADLVKVLENASHQEKRDVYLSLGFLLCCVSWVLWRRIFKLPVKLGLWLLFKFFKGILVTLGLVKSYAGSSSSLQAPSLVLNAPILATTTTSSATSVEPFASVSAVSSIQRAVDEAVDRIVSHDEL is encoded by the coding sequence ATGGTCGTGACATTTTTGCAGGACCTGGAAGTTTTGCAAGAtgcattattaaataatttGCAAAAATTAAGTGCAATCTCCCgcagaaaagaaagcgGAGAAAGCAAGCATGATAATAAGGACAGTTTTGCAGCCATTGCCAACGAACacaatgatgaagaagaagagattGAATTTGAGGATTTGGTGAATATTATAGAGAGCAAAGTTTCAGATTTCGAATCGGTACTGAAATGTAGTATTGTGGAAATGACCTACAAATACCCCGAATTAAAATTACAGTGGGAAAAAAGCCCTAGATACGATCAATGCGATAAGTTGCATATTGTGAAGCTTGATAAACAAATGAACGAGGACATATATGCTCAGTTGGTCGAAGAACTGGATTTCGTGTTGCAATTCGTCGATTGGTTCTATTGCTACCGCCTGAAAGTCAAAGAGATTCTACGACAACACCACAAACGTGACTTAGCTTGGAACGACGAGAAAAGAGACCGCGCTATAAAATTTCACGCTGTGGATTACGACAAGCTTCACCAAGGAACGTCGTCATCGTCAAGCTTAACGTCCACATCGATGGAAAAAGCCAGCACTAGAGAGAAGCTTTTGagcaaaacaaaacaactGACGAATAACTTGGTGAGAGGAAATCAAATTTTGCAGTCCGGAATTTTACAAAGTGACCTGAATTTGGATGAATTGAGAGCCCAAACCAATTCCTTAACACAAATCGATGACAAGTACACTCAATTCGAAACCGTCTTCAAGAAAACTGCCGATTTGGTCAAAGTACTGGAAAATGCCTCCCATCAAGAGAAACGAGATGTCTATTTATCACTTGGGTTCCTCCTATGCTGCGTCTCGTGGGTTCTATGGCGTCGTATTTTCAAGTTACCTGTTAAACTCGGCCTCTGGCTGCTattcaagtttttcaagGGTATACTCGTCACCCTAGGTCTAGTTAAAAGCTATGCAGGCTCCTCGTCCTCTCTTCAAGCACCCAGTCTTGTGCTAAATGCACCCATTCTAGCCACTACAACTACATCCTCAGCAACCTCTGTGGAACCATTCGCATCTGTATCAGCCGTCAGTAGTATCCAGCGGGCTGTCGATGAGGCCGTGGACAGGATCGTCTCACATGATGAGCTATGA